Sequence from the Amphiprion ocellaris isolate individual 3 ecotype Okinawa chromosome 1, ASM2253959v1, whole genome shotgun sequence genome:
tattgttgttttgttgttcttcaACTCTGCCAAATTTGttctgtgtttatacagagatCTGTATACTTTGTACAACCtgtcacttgtttttttctctttttttctgaaaagtaCAAAACAGAGGGTCTGGATTTTTATGGTAAACACTATCACTTTCAATTTATTGCTTCAAGATGTACACATAAGGTCACACATTCCCCCTTGTGTTGTGTAAGTGCACCTACATTCGCTGGATACACTTTATTAGCAGCAGATGTTTTGACTTATCACAGCAGGAACAGCTCAAGCGGAATTAACAACACTGATGATGACTCCGTGTCCCACTGAGCCATGGCAGTGAAAAATCATGCACAACAGTGGGATGTAACCATCATGATTGCGCTTTTTCTGCTGTCAGTCAAAATCTCCTCAGTTACTCATTTTCCACAATGACAGAAAGTGTGGTGTAAACGTGTAGATGTATATTTTTAACGACTATTGATGAGAAAGAGAAGAATTCAAACTGCATGTTATTTAAACTTTAGAATGAGCAGAGAAGAATGGGTTTGAACTCACTTGACTTGCACTAAGTACACTGTTTTTGTATCAATATTGCTTTGTGGTACATGAAAAAAGTTTAAATCAACTCCTGTACTTTTGTGTCTCCTTACATCCACTGACCTGATGTCTTTATGCACATCACAACTGTTGTTTTTGATCAGCAGCTTTTCATTAGAAACATGGGCAGTTTTCCTCATAGTTATTTTAATGACCTCAATCTAATTTATTTGCTTCCTACAGTagttgggtcattccagaactggaggacatttgggcttcaaaatttttgaaaaataaagcttctcttttacaattttctgctacatattcatcaatagtATGTAATAAAACATCAAAGACTTGATAAGcccagcttacacatcaatagtaccatttttattacatgttttatttgttatttgctaaccctactctcgTCACAATAGCAGGGTTGCAAATCCATACTAATGTTTTTCTCAGCTGCAGAATCTAGCTGTTTAGAtaactgttactgctgaccaagatgACTAATTTActtatgtaaagaaaaaagttaaaagaatttgtcttatcctcaTAATATGCATAatagggttgcatgaggtagattGAGACATtaaatcaaggctgacaatgttataaaaatatgaaaaatataagagaggacatagctttgctctgcCCATGCTTTTGAAAAACTGATGATGTcaattccagcgtatcatgtgattcacagttttcttcttcttctacaagCTAAAATgtttatgctaacagggttgcatacatgttgtgggacacacgttctatgcatgataattattatttaaaatattatgttgattaatattttttcccaAAATAACAAGaggcatcaatgaaaaaataattccaaaaaagggagatttaaatttcattttaattcaaaattcaatttggtcatcagtgaggtgagagaagagaaaatggcattttgGGGGGTattccagatttatttggtattttaaaaaatatttttaaacattcttttctcctagtttttttaggttttggtctcaggacaaataaatttacacaacaactgcatttttgagtattttgaaCTTGGACTATTTGAATTTTGATGCGTGGGCAGTGAAATGCCCTGTGATTCTGGACTGACCCAGCTAATCTTACCTTTTTCTTTGGTATATAATCTATTTACTTTCCACAAACCAGGCATCGGGCGTCGCGTCGCGTCTTTACGACAGTGTCGTAAAGCGCCAATGTTGTGGTCGGAAATTTGACCAGTTGTCCTCTGAGCTGATCTTTCAGTCGCCCTTCAATCAACAGAGACAGAGCTCTTCTTGACTGGAACGGACACTGGCCTAAGATTAAACCATGGCAGGCGCTATTGCACGGAAAGGCTTTGACTACCTGAAGAGCAAAGAATTCAGGGATTATTTGACGAGGTATGCGTTAGAAACAGCTCCGCGTCTCTATTAGCATGGATGCTAACGGAGCGAGTTGGCAATCGACAGCTAGTTAAGTAGCATTACATCATGTTCTGCAGCAACAGCCTGCATTTACTATCCTGTTCTGTCCAACCAACGTCTTAATGACATTTTCGACCATGTCAAACAACTGTTGCCCCCGTCTTTGTTCctttggctttttttccccgTACTTGTACGTTGCTGCTTTTCAAGGACAAGTGTGTTTACTATAATAGCATTGAGCTACTTTGTCTGTTCAGGTCATTAGATAGGCTGTAATTTCAGAGAGGACTTACATATTATACATACTAATAGATAAAATACTTCCTTTACTTTATTATATGTTTTTTGTCGTTCTAGAAACATACCTGACACCATGGCAAATGTAGAAAGTGGGTCATAACCTGTTTAATAGGCTGACGGCTACTTTGCCACCAGTGTTGAATCTTACTTCAGAGCCAATGTTAAGCAGACAAAACTaccttttttactttttgtcaaGACATTGGTTAATGTGTACACGATGCCCTGGGGATGTTTACACTGGCCACAGATTAACCACGTCTAAAATTTAGAGTAAAGGCGAAATTATGACATAGTAGTGGACGAGGTCatctttgtttgtatttgtcacAATTGCACAACATTGTTATCGCTGTGTTGTTTTCTGAGGAGCTTTGACGGTAATGTCTTGATTGAACAATGAAAAGGCAAACAAATGCGCTGTAGATGTTGGTAATGCACACAAAATGATGTCCTGTATAGTCTGTCTACAAAGTGTTAGAGAAAGAAAACGTTATGTCATTAGAACTTTTGCTGCAATATATATTATGATGatttaatatgattttaaaaataaaggagTTTTCACTAGATGTGCTCAACAGGTTTATTTGGAAAGAGGATTTTGAAAAGGAATGAATCtgcacagtaaataaaaaaaaaatcaatacatttttagccttttgaaacatttttgacactggcaaatgttgcaaaaatagTTTATTGCTTTTGTTGGCATCCAGATCTTACTTTTTGCTCATCATTTGAATCCAAAGCTTTGTGGTCCTAATTTAATTGATCAAACAAGTATTTTGTATTGCCTTGTGTAATGACAACAATGGCAAGACACTCCTCATAGAGAACCTgttttttggtcaacatcatcctttctgCTGCCAAAATATTTGCATACATCTAAcactgtgtttctttctgataccaaatctttgttttctctgtttctttcctGTTCCTTGCATACTTTGCAGTGCACATGTGGTGACTGTATAATTCAATGTCTTTCAAATGAAATTGTGAGAAAATCTATGTATCTAAAACCCCCTAAATTGGATTAAATTGTGTTCTGTCAGACACATAGAGTAATCATGGAAAATCTGAACCATACAAGTTTTCGTTTTGCATCAAGCAGTTACAATAAGTTGTCGCATGATATATTTGCGTTATTTCACATTGCACTTCCTGCCATGTTGATGCTGAAACAGTATATTGTGGATTCTTTGCCTTAGGCTCAATCTCTGTTTACCTTTGGCTCAAAGCTCTTTTTGGTGCCATGTTTTGTGACTGTACACACACCAGTTTGTGTTACTAATGTTGTGGCTGCCAGCTCACTGTCCAGAGACTATAATGCTATGTCATTCATTATActctaatttaaataaaacttaacttcatttctgtattttttctcttctaTGTGGCACCGAAATAATCCCCTCAAACATTCAACAGCACGGTGAGTCCTCATCCTTTTTGTCAGTATACCTGTTGCTATTGGTCTCTCTTCTCATTTGTGATTCCCTGTAGTTTTATCTGAACCTTACTGTATTTGACAATTTGCACTGCACATATAGTCATTGCTATAAATTTGAGTGTATCATTTTCTAATCGTCACTGTCATATTTGTATCTTGTGTATTTTGACACCATTGTTTTTTATTACGTGAATCACAGTACACATTTTACCAGTAAGTATATGTTTCCTTTCTACTGCATAAACAGCTAATGATAAATGTCGAAACTATGATTTGTCActtttgcagcatttctgggGTCCTGTAGCAAATTGGGGTCTTCCCATAGCTGCCATCACAGATATGAAGAAGAGCCCTGAAATCATCAGTGGGAGGATGACCTTCGGTAAGACATACAGACACATGTACACAAATGTCCATATGCAATGTACATACAATACTTGAATGCTTTTCTCGTCAACATTATTGGAGTCCCAGCTGTAGTTTGTAAAGTTGCTTAGACACAGGAAAAAAGCATAGCTGTAATTCTTGTTACTCATTTTGAATGTTCCTTATAAATGTCACTTTTTCATGTCATGTTCTCAATGAGAGGCCTTTACTTTGACCTGGCAGAAGAGTTTGAACTGACCATAGGTTCTGTTTTGTAGTCTTGGTTGTGTGCAGTTGTAGAGAAGAGGAATACTGTCTGTATTGGATTCAGGACTTACCTTAAGAATAGTTGATCTGTAATATTTCAGATTTAGATGCTTAATATAAAATTTTGTACTATTAAAAACTTAAGATTTTGGGGACACCCCTGTAGCTAaactggttgagtgggtgacccataaacagggccTATAGTCCCCGACGCAGCAGCCATGTGTTTGAGTCCAACCCACGGccatttgttgcatgtttttcccccactcttctcctcacgtttcctgtctctctctacactgtgcactataataaaggctaaaaaggcaaggaaaaaaaaaaaaaagaacttctgACTTTGGGCAGGGGGAGTCTAGGTGACGTGATTATATTAAATTTTAGATTTATAGTATGGAGTGTTAAGCATAAGGtggtttttaaaatgacaatgcTGTAATAAACCTAGGCTCATATGTTGTTTCCCTCCTATTAGCTCTGTGCTGTTACTCGCTGGTCTTCATGAGGTTCGCCTACAAAGTGCAGCCACGCAACTGGCTATTGTTTGCTTGCCACTTGACCAACGAGTCAGCACAACTTGTTCAGGCCAGTCGTCTCATCAAACACAAGTGAGAAATGgtttacttttcattttatttgttgtcattgCACACAGATCATGTGTCATGAAATGCTGTGGGGGCAAGGCATGAGTGCTATGTTGTTTTCTAAGCCAGTCCACAGTTATGGACCATCAAACTTAAGAGAACTTTTGAGTTATGTTGTTTGCGTTTTCAAAACAGGTTTGTGATGACAGTTTAAACTAAAAATACTgtctttctgatgttttttttaacctagtTTTAAGTTTTGCCACTATGACTTTTGAAGCTAAGATGAAAAGCAATATTAGCAAAGTAAAACTCTTTCCTTCAACCCTTAATATGAGCCTTATGATAGTAAGATCTATTGAATCATGGAATAGAAAAGACCTCTAATGCACCCTGActgtttctcagttttttcaGCATGGAGAAGAAGGGGGAATCTTAGTGGCAGAGTGAAGCAGATGCAGACTGCAGAGTGGCACCGTGCTGCTTCAACGGACACCTAAACCAGGACATCAGAACTCATGCATCTAAACATTGTATGTAATTAGTGAAAAAGCAGCACGTACAGCAGTTATTTAACATGATGTTGTCATGATTGATCACCCTGATGAAGTTTTAGTCACTTTactacacagacagaaaaaaagatgatgCTTTCCTCCTAGAATTAAGGTCAACttcttatttttagatttttgcaaTATTGATCATGACACACAATGATACACTCAGCTAAGCAGACTGACAGATGTCTTGCACACAGCATCCAGTGGCTTTTGCACACTTTCAGACTTGGCTAAAGCAATCATTATTTGTTAATCATCTCATTTCAGGTCATTGGCATCAATGTATTTCTTACAATGTAACTCGCTTAggaatttaagtaattttgtaGAGAACTGTGGTTGAGGTCAGGTTGTGCAAATATGTCCACACTGTAGCCGAATATCAGTAAACATGCAGACTTTCAGTCATTAACCTTAAACAAAGAGAACGCACAGGGTTAACCTGTCAGTCTGCTGTACCCTGGAGCAAGATATactgtaaaatgtgtgtttgagtgtgttttaGGATCCAGTTTGGCAGAGTTTTAAACAGTATCATAAATTAAATTCAATCAAATGTTGAATTACACAAAGTACATTTTGACATCTTGTCATGTGGTGAAACTGCCTGTGGTCTGAATCACTATAATTATATTTCACGCTGGGACTGTTGAGGTTATTTTGAATGACTAAGGAAGACAAACTGCTTCTGTCAGTGCTGACCAAACATGTACTGTGTGCTGTTGTAAAATATCATTCacattaatttattgtcattgtataaTCCAACTTATTTCACCTCATTAACATTTGGATTCTCTGGGTTTGTTAAAATGAACTGGCTTTAATACACTTGATTTCTTTGccaagattttttatttttttttaaatcatgaaaCTCAGCTACGCACCTGCAATTTTCACATGATCCTTGCTTGTCTTAGAGTCAAATTCCATGGTCATTGTGAGGGATCAGGTGACAGGTACACTGTCGGGTATTTTACTATAGCAATGTCGCAAAGGACACTGCTCTGTATTTACACAACATTAAATTCTCAACCTAATGGGATTGTAAAATGAACACTGTACACACATTTTCAATGAAATTTGAAGGCACAAATTAACTTGCCTGCaaattaattgttattttacacaatTAATTAGGCCTTGTATGAAAATGGTTGCTGAGAGATAAGtgcatttaatgtgttttttttcactgtcattTACTGCATAAGGAGTCACCACTCAGTGTTGCCTTTAGATCCTTTTGTTAAATAATTCACATTTTGCTTCACTAGGATTATGCACAGTTTAGTACAAATATGCATGCATAGCGGTTATTATAGTGAGTGAGTCTTTCAGGATTTTAAATAAGATAGGGTGAACTTTACTGATTCCTCACAAGGAATTCTCATAAAGCAGACTCCAGGAGAAAATGAAGATTAACAgtaagacaagaaaacaaaaagtagaacagaaatgttaataGACTATGTGCACCTTTTACATGTACAGATATGATGGATAATCTTACCCATATTGTAGGACATTCACAGTGTGTAGAGTTGTACATGAAAGTTAgaaaaatacactgcctgtccaaaaatgaagtcaccacttggatttaactaagaaaataggtaagagccttctgtggtggtcatggaaaggatgtttatctgtttcagaagggtcaaattactgGCCTGCAccaaggaaagaaaacaactaaggagatcgCTGagactactaaaatcaggtttaGAGCCATCCAAAACATTATTAAagcctgaaggatagtggtgaaccatcagcTTTGAGGAACgaatgtggtcagaacaaactcttagatgatcatgggtaatcaacagtagaactcacagcgatgtttaatagtgaaagtaaaagTATTTCCACACACATAAtgcaaagggaactcaaaggattgggactaaacagctgtgtagctctaagaaaaccactgatcagtgaggctaaatgagaaaaaaaaaggcttcaatttgctatggagcataaagattggactctgaaGCAATgaaaggtcatgtggtctgatgagtccagatttaccctgttccaatcAACGGGCGCATcacagtaagaagagaggcggatgaagtgatgcactcatcatgtctagtgcctaccagcctgtgagggttagggttatgatctggggttggtcaggttcagcaacattatgttcccaaagaatgaggtcagctgactacctgaatatactgaatgactaAGTCTGTCCATCAATGGAATTCAcgttgtgaatgagtggatcaaggagcatgagacgtcattttcacacatggattggtcTCAACAGAATCCAGACCTCAGCTCCaatgagaatctttgggatgtgctggagaagacttcgCACAgcgtctgactctcccatcatcaatataagatcttggtagaaaactaatccaactctggacagaaataaatgctatgACATTGCAGAACcatatcgaaacgatgccactgCGAACGTgtcattctcagagctaaaggtggtccaatgaaatattagagtgtgcaacttttttgggggggtgggCAGTGTAGTTTGTTATTGCTTTTGAAAAGTTGAAGGGAGAAAATCAGGATTACATTATTATAATACTAGTGCATCTCTAGTATCATGAAAAAGTATaatgttttccatcattaaagAAGGTTAAAattgtgacctgcagctcaaaacatttaaaaaaaaacatctctaaaTGTGAGAATATTACATTTCGAGTTTAAGTAAATTGCTATTTTTACAGTACAAATATTGTGTATCTCTTGGTCTAGTTGAGGTCCCAAATGCCAGTATCATGCGGAAGACTGACTTGGACACTGTTTAGGAGACAATCATCAACACTGCACCAACAGTTGAGAGGCTGCAGAAGGTTGTTGCTGAAAAAGCTGGCTTTTGGTAGAGTGTTGTATCAAAGCATGTTAACGGAAAGTTCACTGGGGGTAAAAACGATGATATGAAAAGAGCAACAGATTTGACTGCAGCCTTGTATGATTGTCAAGAAAAGTCAATTCATGAACCTGGGAGAGCCTCACCATCAGTGGACTGAACTGTCACATTCCCAATAAAGGAACCTCAGCCAAGTATTGAGTGTATAAATGAAGATATTTTTTCAGAAGTTGGACATTTCTGTATTGTAAATCCTTTAATTAGATTGATCCTAGAGAATGTAATATTTTCAGAtcctggatttttttattttcatgagctattaattaaaacaaaaaaaggtccaAAAATGTTCACTTTGTGTATAATGAATGTAGAATAGATAAAAGCTTGccttttttgaaattttttttaaaatttaaaattctgatttgttAAGATGCATTAGTATATTACTACTGATgcttttatataaaaaatactTGAACAAGCAACATTCTAGTGTTTTAGTGTTGGTGCGGAGCTAATTTTAGCTTCAGTATGTTTTTAATCAGTAACTATGCATTGACTGTGAGAAAAAGATGTTCTGGAGTAACATAAAATGATTCTCCAAAACTCATGGAATTCAGATATTTCCTACTACTCAAATACCTCCAAATTTGACACAGGTTTTGTTGTTTGAGGAAACTAGATGTCTGTCTACCTGAATgcacaatgtcactttttgctgctttcgtGCAATTTCATAACATATTTATCATAGTCTACTggttcttattccatttcatttacctcccatattgtatatatctggcctcctttgcagatgttgtcatttttaatattgttttgttatatatgtacatttgattgtattatttaatgttgatattttattacttattgcttgttgttgtgcaccgtccagtggaagctatttatattttcgtcatgccatgtatgatgacaataaagctattctaattctaattctaaaaaaaataaactgacattGACAGAGACACTAAATGCCAGCAGATGGCAGTGAAGCAACAACAGGACTCAGCTGCAGCtaaacaccacagaagaagaagaagaagaccaaCATGGCGTCCGTCAACAGTGATGAGTGGAGAGCTATATGCGACAAATTCAACAACGCCCAAAACCTGACAGAAGTAGAATCACGGAATGACCCAGAAAATGACCCGTTCCGCTCCAAATACAAGGCCAGGGAACTTCTCAGAGAGATATACTGCTCGCTCAAGAGTTTTGAAGCCGACGAAGGCGAGGAGGAGAGCGGCGGAGAGAGCGGCGAGCAGCGGCCGACAGAGCAGCCGGTGGACGGGCAGAGGGAGGACGGTCAGGGCATCAGCGGGGACTCGCCAGCCGGGATGCGGGCCGCTAAACTCGGGGCTGTGGAGTATTACCTGGGTGTCAACCACGTCGACACGGAGGAGCTGTCAGCCGGACAGGAGCATCTGATGAACTGCATGAAGCTGCTGGAGAGATGCCGAGTGTCGTCGGAGAATGTGTCGCTGTTTATTCATGTCAGGGTAACGTTGACAGTAACTTTGACATAAATATGCGTGAGTTGTTGTTTACAAGCAGGAAATCACAGcaagaatttaaaaatcatctgaTTGAAGAGCTGCTGTGAATAAATTGTGATTCGTTCCATAGATgtttacataaaacaaaagcaTCTCCATCAGATTGACCGTTATTCCTTGTAAACAGAGTACGTGTAGAGCTACAGCTCTTTCTTTCACAGACCATGCTGCTGTAGTAGATCAGATGATGCTGATCACTTGATGCTCATGTGTTGCCTCTTTGTGTTATCAGAACCAGCTGGGCATCCTCTGGGCAGGCCGTGATGAAACAGAGATGGCTCAAGGCTTCCTTGAAACCGCAGAATCCATCTACCAACGTTACATGAAGGAGGTAAGGTTGGGTTTTTGACTCACTGTTTATTGACTGACTGAGACTGTAGCAGAGGAAAACCATCATTCTGCGGTATCTGTTCATCATTAGTTTCTGTGTCAAGTACCAGGGATTTACATC
This genomic interval carries:
- the mpc1 gene encoding mitochondrial pyruvate carrier 1; translated protein: MAGAIARKGFDYLKSKEFRDYLTSTHFWGPVANWGLPIAAITDMKKSPEIISGRMTFALCCYSLVFMRFAYKVQPRNWLLFACHLTNESAQLVQASRLIKHNFFSMEKKGES